One window from the genome of Saimiri boliviensis isolate mSaiBol1 chromosome 2, mSaiBol1.pri, whole genome shotgun sequence encodes:
- the VRTN gene encoding vertnin encodes MTSRNQLVQRVLQELQEAVECEGLEGLVGAALEAKRVLSSFTLPTYREAGPSPQVLEVDSVALSLYPDDAPRNMLPLVCKGEGSLLFEAASMLLWGDAGLSLELRARTVVEMLLHRHYYLQGMIDSKVMLQAVRYSLCSEESPEMTSLPPATLEAIFDADVKASCFPSSFSNVWHLYALASVLQRNIYSIYPMRNLKIRPYFNRVIRPRRCDHVPSTLHIMWAGQPLTSHFFRHHYFAPVVGLEEVEAEGAPGVAPALPALAPLPSPAKTLELLNREPGLSYSHLCERYSVTKSTFYRWRRQSQEHRQKVAARFSAKHFLQDSFHRGGVVPLQQFLQQFPEISRSTYYAWKHELLGSGTCPALPPSEVLAVEELEKPEEQVAEELECSALAVSSPGVVLMQRAKLYLEHCISLNTLVPYRCFKRSFPGISRSTYYNWRRKALRRNPSFKPAPALSAAGTPQPASVGDGAIIPWKGEAEVGVGKATGEEAPTPRELLPLRMPLSRWQRRLRRAARRQVLSGHLPFCRFRLRYPSLSPSAFWVWKSLARGWPRGLSKLQVPAPTLGKGGQEAEEKQEKEAGRDVTAVMAPSVGAASEDAEGGPSREGAPQEGALAQGQPHSGPLSSQAVVAAADGRDGRMLVMDMIATTKFKAQAKLFLQKRFQSKSFPSYKEFSALFPFTARSTYYMWKRALYDGLTLVDG; translated from the coding sequence ATGACTTCTCGGAACCAGCTGGTACAGCGGGTGCTGCAGGAGCTGCAGGAGGCAGTGGAGTGCGAAGGCCTGGAGGGCCTGGTCGGTGCTGCCCTCGAGGCCAAGCGGGTCCTGTCTTCCTTTACTCTCCCCACCTACCGGGAGGCAGGCCCTAGCCCCCAGGTGCTAGAAGTGGACTCGGTGGCCCTGAGTCTGTATCCGGACGATGCTCCCCGGAACATGCTGCCGCTGGTGTGCAAGGGCGAGGGCAGCCTGCTGTTCGAGGCGGCCAGCATGCTGCTGTGGGGTGACGCGGGCCTCAGCCTGGAGCTGCGCGCCCGCACGGTGGTGGAGATGCTGCTGCACAGACACTACTACCTCCAGGGCATGATCGACTCCAAAGTCATGCTGCAGGCCGTGCGCTATTCCCTGTGCTCCGAGGAGTCCCCTGAGATGACCAGCCTGCCCCCCGCCACGCTGGAGGCCATCTTCGATGCTGACGTTAAGGCCTCCTGCTTTCCGAGCAGCTTCTCCAACGTGTGGCACTTGTACGCTCTCGCGTCCGTCCTCCAGCGCAACATCTACTCCATCTACCCCATGCGCAACCTCAAGATCCGGCCCTACTTCAACCGCGTCATCCGGCCCCGGCGCTGTGACCACGTGCCCTCCACGCTGCACATCATGTGGGCCGGCCAGCCGCTCACCAGCCACTTCTTCCGCCACCACTACTTTGCCCCGGTGGTGGGGCTGGAAGAGGTGGAGGCGGAAGGTGCTCCTGGCGTGGCCCCAGCTCTTCCAGCCCTGGCTCCTCTGCCATCGCCGGCCAAGACCCTGGAGCTCCTCAACCGTGAACCTGGCCTCAGCTACTCTCATCTCTGTGAGCGCTACAGCGTCACCAAGAGCACCTTCTACCGCTGGCGGCGCCAGTCGCAGGAGCACCGGCAGAAGGTGGCTGCCCGCTTCTCTGCCAAGCACTTCCTACAGGACAGCTTCCACCGCGGGGGCGTTGTGCCGCTCCAGCAGTTCCTCCAGCAGTTCCCCGAGATCTCCCGCTCCACTTACTATGCCTGGAAGCATGAGCTGCTGGGCTCTGGCACCTGCCCGGCCCTGCCCCCCAGCGAGGTGCTGGCCGTGGAGGAGCTAGAGAAGCCAGAGGAGCAGGTGGCCGAGGAGCTGGAGTGCTCCGCGCTGGCGGTGTCCAGCCCTGGAGTGGTCTTAATGCAGCGAGCCAAGTTGTACCTGGAGCATTGCATCTCCCTGAACACGCTGGTGCCCTATCGCTGCTTCAAACGCAGTTTCCCGGGCATCTCACGGTCCACCTATTACAATTGGCGGCGAAAGGCCCTCCGGAGGAACCCCAGCTTCAAGCCAGCACCAGCCCTCTCAGCTGCCGGAACTCCGCAGCCAGCATCTGTTGGGGATGGGGCTATAATCccttggaagggtgaggcagaagtGGGGGTAGGAAAAGCCACGGGTGAGGAGGCTCCCACCCCCAGGGAGCTCCTGCCACTAAGGATGCCCCTGTCCCGTTGGCAGAGGCGTCTGCGCAGGGCTGCCCGCAGGCAGGTGCTGAGTGGGCATCTCCCCTTTTGCCGCTTCCGCCTCCGCTACCCCAGCCTGTCACCTTCTGCCTTTTGGGTCTGGAAGAGTCTTGCCCGGGGTTGGCCCAGAGGCCTGTCCAAACTCCAGGTGCCAGCTCCCACCTTGGGCAAAGGAGGGCAGGAAGCTgaggagaagcaggagaaagaggCTGGCAGGGATGTGACAGCTGTGATGGCCCCATCCGTGGGGGCTGCTTCTGAAGATGCAGAGGGAGGGCCTTCCAGAGAGGGGGCCCCACAAGAGGGGGCCCTAGCCCAAGGCCAGCCCCACAGTGGGCCCCTGTCGAGCCAAGCTGTGGTGGCAGCAGCGGA